One stretch of Prionailurus viverrinus isolate Anna chromosome C1, UM_Priviv_1.0, whole genome shotgun sequence DNA includes these proteins:
- the LOC125172480 gene encoding elongin-B-like, translating into MDVFLMISCHQTTIFMDAKESSTMFELKRTVEGILKQPPGEQQLYKDDQLLDDGKTLGECGFTSQTAGPQAQATVGLAFRADEAFKALYMEPFSSPPELPDVMKPQDSGSSANKQVVQ; encoded by the coding sequence ATGGACGTGTTCCTCATGATCAGTTGCCACCAGACCACCATCTTCATGGACGCCAAGGAGTCGAGTACCATGTTTGAGCTGAAGCGCACCGTCGAGGGCATCCTCAAGCAGCCGCCCGGTGAGCAGCAGCTGTACAAGGATGACCAACTTCTGGATGATGGCAAGACACTGGGAGAGTGCGGCTTCACCAGTCAGACGGCAGGGCCACAGGCCCAAGCCACCGTGGGGCTGGCCTTCCGGGCAGATGAAGCTTTCAAGGCCCTGTACATGGAGCCCTTCTCCAGCCCACCCGAGCTGCCCGATGTAATGAAGCCACAGGACTCAGGAAGCAGCGCCAACAAACAAGTGGTGCAGTGA